In Longimicrobiaceae bacterium, the sequence CCTTTCCCTGAACTACGCCGCGATCAAGTGGGACTTCACGGCGCAGAACGAGGAGAGCGGCGAGGCGGGCACCGTCTCCGGCGGGTGGGACGTCTCGGCCAACGCGCTCCCGGCCTCCTGACGCAGCCCGTGCGCGAACCCAGACGCACGCGGGGCGCAAGGGCCCTGCTCCTCGACCGGCTGGTGGACGAGAGTCCCCAGTCGGCCGCGGAGCCGGCGCCCCTGCGCGTCCTCGACCGCGACGCCCTGCTGGACTCGGTGCGCCGGGAGGTGAAGCGGCTGCTGAACACCCGGTGCACCCTCACCCTGGAGGAGCTGGAGGGGCGGGAGCGGACCGTGCTGGAGTACGGCCTCCCCGACTTCTCGCACCTCCACACCCGCGACCCGCGCGCGCAGGAGGCGCTCGCGGAGCACATCCGCGCGACCGTCGCCGCCTACGAGCCGCGGCTCCGCCAGGCGCGGATCGCCGTGGAGCCGCTCCGCAACAGCCAGCGCGAGCTGCTGGTGCGCGTGGACGCCAT encodes:
- the tssE gene encoding type VI secretion system baseplate subunit TssE produces the protein MREPRRTRGARALLLDRLVDESPQSAAEPAPLRVLDRDALLDSVRREVKRLLNTRCTLTLEELEGRERTVLEYGLPDFSHLHTRDPRAQEALAEHIRATVAAYEPRLRQARIAVEPLRNSQRELLVRVDAMLVVGDVMEAVSFPVAIHDAAAQAPE